A DNA window from Xiphias gladius isolate SHS-SW01 ecotype Sanya breed wild chromosome 3, ASM1685928v1, whole genome shotgun sequence contains the following coding sequences:
- the c3h16orf89 gene encoding UPF0764 protein C16orf89 homolog, which translates to MRAARLQLAAVLALFAAVSGSRAEVIDDVLSSLSRGASFLEQQHEHINLDGVVGFLMLQAELKEAVRTWPHTDPVSWAQRTSAVALVKRLDQSFDKAVAALQQNDPKYFREFEPLLSWSFWLIPQEWSSTDPSLVYPSTLTTECYDEQLSDKCLTLLLGTWKMNGTPCIVTKPCRDTMTRFGCPHYSLSHQLLYFMIGKMRGCTNLLKGDTRASRANITERNYQRIFCSNMMKTNQDIIKDGLTEQTVDIFIENILICGLAGFSDFYKADWLQHILSLQDEEVGCFGRDKSIISQIIGDELLEQLQPHRRVKRREKILPDGCSSHMTAVAVGALGGYLNYYLTEQDITKRPLS; encoded by the exons ATGCGGGCAGCGAGGCTCCAGCTGGCCGCGGTGCTGGCTCTGTTTGCCGCAGTGTCCGGGTCGCGGGCGGAGGTGATCGACGACGTCCTGAGCAGCCTCTCCAGGGGAGCATCCTTCCTGGAGCAGCAACACGAGCACATCAACCTGGACGGGGTGGTCGGGTTCCTCATGCTGCAGG CTGAACTGAAGGAGGCAGTTCGGACATGGCCTCACACGGACCCCGTCAGCTGGGCTCAGAGAACCTCCGCCGTCGCGCTGGTCAAACGCCTCGATCAAAGCTTTGACAAGGCTGTCGCCGCCCTGCAGCAGAACGACCCCAAATACTTCAGAG AGTTTGAGCCGCTGCTGTCGTGGAGTTTCTGGTTGATTCCTCAGGAGTGGAGCTCCACAGATCCCAGCCTGGTCTACCCCTCCACCCTGACCACCGAGTGCTACGACGAGCAGCTCAGCGACAAATGTCTGACCCTGCTGCTGGGAACCTG GAAGATGAACGGGACGCCCTGCATCGTCACCAAGCCCTGTCGGGACACCATGACCCGTTTCGGTTGTCCACACTACTCTCTGTCCCACCAGCTGCTCTACTTCATGATCGGAAAAATG AGAGGCTGCACCAACCTGCTGAAAGGCGACACGCGAGCGTCCCGCGCCAACATTACCGAGCGAAACTATCAGAGGATCTTCTGCTCCAACATGATGAAAACCAACCAGGACATCATCAAGGACGGTCTGACCGAACAAACGGTCGACATCTTCATTGAAAACA TCCTGATTTGTGGGTTGGCCGGTTTCTCCGACTTCTACAAAGCTGACTGGCTGCAGCACATCCTTAGCCTGCAGGATGAGGAAGTCGGCTGCTTTGGGAGAGACA AGAGCATCATCTCTCAGATCATTGGAGACGAGCTGCTGGAACAGCTGCAGCCTCACCGgagagtgaagaggagggagaagattCTTCCAG ACGGCTGCTCCAGTCACATGACAGCGGTGGCTGTCGGTGCTCTGGGTGGATACCTGAACTATTACCTGACAGAGCAGGACATAACGAAGAGGCCGCTCTCCTGA